One region of Rhizobium sp. WYJ-E13 genomic DNA includes:
- a CDS encoding PAS domain-containing protein encodes MSISLNEEATPVEADAALILDHLPGLVWTTDETGTISYCNSRFGEYAGIDFGLSRPSHWVSVLHPDDAVFAVGYWQNVRRTEGHRVINARLRRKDGDFSWFELAGSPLADDGKICWLATERHESANDRTQEEIEGGFRRFLNSLSLSALLITPDLELEFANQAALRWYGFLPERTEQEASADMEPRKLDDILLPLKAYMEGEQTPVFRYQAQHADGTLRWLEAQVVPIVGKSGELTSYCLLQNDVQDSRDAAYLLGKEMEMLDMVARGTPSASVLQKLCNVVEDLIPDLFCCFLELSLDRKFFRMGAAPRMPSEFREIFDQKSVALDKNACSFAALTKKAVEIQNLLESDYRHTSMGQFMLANRLNYCHAIPILSPYGNTAGIFAILRHQHTELQPRERQIVDRAAHIAGISIDRTRHEEALVKRETQFKRSQAQLVAAQRISSTGSFTSDIQRDENIWSEEFYRIFDLDPEVEPSIDAVRERIHPEDLELFDVEMRKGLAGEDADFVFRIIRTDGSVRFIRGLARVTDYIGDHPVFMGTVQDITETKRAEDAIRRGEEALLKAREELAYISRAMTISALTTSIAHEVSQPLSGILANANACVRLLALDPPDIASATDTARRTIRDTMRATEVVKRLRAMFNRQSPTMEEIDLNEIAREVIALSARDMREKSIVLDASLASGLSSVRGDRIQLQQVILNLVLNGIEAMAETEGRPRRLFVRTSLAEDMLTLSISDAGVGSAADSTDKMFEPFFTTKLNGMGIGLSISRSIVETHGGRMWAMPNDGPGMTVAFSIPRTPSLAQSVQLSQ; translated from the coding sequence ATGTCCATTTCACTCAACGAGGAGGCGACCCCGGTTGAGGCCGATGCGGCGCTGATCCTGGACCACCTACCGGGTCTGGTTTGGACGACAGACGAAACGGGCACAATCTCATACTGCAACTCCCGTTTTGGAGAGTATGCTGGTATAGATTTCGGCTTGAGCCGCCCATCACACTGGGTGAGTGTTTTGCATCCGGATGATGCAGTCTTCGCGGTCGGGTACTGGCAAAACGTGCGGCGGACCGAAGGGCACAGGGTGATCAATGCCCGCTTGCGACGAAAAGATGGAGATTTCAGTTGGTTCGAGCTTGCTGGGTCGCCGCTAGCGGATGATGGAAAGATCTGTTGGCTCGCGACAGAACGCCACGAGAGCGCTAACGACCGAACCCAAGAGGAAATTGAAGGCGGGTTCCGGCGCTTCCTAAATTCCTTGTCGCTTTCAGCGCTGCTGATCACCCCTGATTTGGAACTAGAGTTTGCCAATCAAGCAGCGCTGCGTTGGTACGGCTTTCTGCCTGAGAGGACGGAGCAAGAGGCTTCGGCCGACATGGAGCCGAGGAAACTCGACGATATCCTGCTTCCGCTCAAGGCATACATGGAAGGAGAGCAGACGCCGGTCTTCCGGTACCAAGCACAGCATGCCGACGGCACACTGCGGTGGCTTGAGGCGCAAGTCGTGCCGATTGTCGGGAAGTCAGGCGAACTTACGAGCTACTGCCTACTTCAGAACGACGTTCAGGACTCCCGCGATGCCGCCTACCTGCTCGGGAAGGAAATGGAGATGCTCGATATGGTGGCTCGGGGGACGCCATCAGCAAGCGTCCTCCAAAAGCTCTGCAATGTCGTCGAAGATCTGATCCCGGATCTCTTTTGCTGTTTTCTCGAGCTGTCGCTCGATCGCAAATTCTTTCGAATGGGCGCGGCTCCGCGCATGCCAAGCGAATTCCGAGAGATCTTCGACCAAAAGAGCGTGGCGTTGGACAAGAATGCGTGCTCATTCGCAGCACTCACAAAAAAGGCTGTTGAAATCCAAAACCTCCTCGAAAGCGATTATCGCCACACGTCGATGGGCCAGTTCATGTTAGCGAACAGGCTCAATTACTGCCACGCAATTCCTATTCTCTCGCCCTATGGGAACACGGCTGGGATCTTTGCCATCCTTCGTCATCAACATACCGAACTTCAACCTCGCGAACGGCAAATTGTCGACCGAGCAGCGCATATCGCAGGGATTTCCATAGACAGGACCCGCCATGAAGAAGCGTTAGTAAAGCGTGAGACCCAGTTCAAGCGGAGCCAGGCACAGCTCGTCGCAGCGCAGCGGATCAGTTCGACAGGTAGCTTCACATCGGACATCCAGCGGGACGAGAATATCTGGTCTGAGGAATTTTATCGAATATTCGATCTCGATCCTGAGGTCGAGCCAAGCATCGATGCGGTCAGGGAGCGGATCCATCCGGAGGACCTGGAACTTTTCGACGTCGAGATGCGAAAGGGGCTGGCCGGCGAAGACGCCGATTTTGTCTTTCGGATCATCAGGACGGACGGTTCCGTCAGGTTCATTCGCGGTCTCGCCAGAGTAACGGATTACATCGGTGATCACCCGGTTTTCATGGGGACTGTACAGGACATCACCGAGACGAAACGCGCGGAAGATGCTATCCGGCGGGGTGAGGAAGCTCTATTGAAAGCGCGAGAAGAACTTGCCTACATTTCACGCGCGATGACTATAAGTGCCTTGACGACATCCATTGCGCACGAGGTGAGCCAACCGTTATCGGGTATTCTCGCTAATGCCAACGCCTGTGTTCGCCTTCTCGCGCTCGATCCACCGGACATCGCCTCCGCGACAGACACTGCGCGGAGAACGATCCGGGACACCATGCGTGCAACCGAAGTCGTCAAGCGCCTTCGGGCCATGTTTAACCGTCAGTCTCCGACTATGGAGGAGATAGATCTCAATGAAATAGCTCGAGAGGTGATCGCGTTATCAGCGCGCGACATGCGGGAGAAATCTATCGTCCTCGATGCCAGCCTGGCGTCTGGACTGTCGTCCGTCAGGGGCGATCGTATCCAGCTCCAGCAGGTCATTTTGAACTTGGTCCTGAACGGGATCGAAGCTATGGCAGAAACCGAGGGACGCCCCCGCCGTCTGTTCGTGCGGACATCACTAGCTGAGGACATGCTCACATTGTCAATCTCGGATGCGGGCGTCGGCAGCGCGGCTGACTCTACGGACAAGATGTTTGAACCGTTTTTCACAACGAAACTTAACGGAATGGGGATCGGACTTTCCATCAGCCGATCGATCGTCGAAACCCATGGAGGCCGCATGTGGGCGATGCCTAATGACGGGCCAGGCATGACGGTGGCCTTTTCGATACCGAGAACGCCTTCCTTAGCCCAGAGCGTTCAACTGTCCCAGTAA
- a CDS encoding MFS transporter, whose translation MKFWDRKINLFGRTADVAASRPEQTTSFVSTIGILLALAMFINYVDRGNLATAAPLIKDELRITNTEFGVLISAFFWIYVPFQLIAAWFVTKFGAYRALVGGLLVWSVATVLTGLAGGFFSLLVLRVVLGLGESASFPATSKLLAQNLPVEKLGFANALVSTGIILGPAVGTFVGGLVMAQYGWRMLFVLFGLVSLLWLVPWLAVTRSWVAAKLLEVRSVEQPSFRKMLRRRELWGAAIGHFANNYTFYTILTWLPLYLVKVQGFTLAEMARMGGVVYIAAAFFSLTCGWIADRWMSFGASSNRVRKFFIGSACAIAIMCMLLCATGNPSLAIAGLLISSIGQGMGGFNLYAIGQTLAGPAGTAKWIGLQNCIGNIAGIVAPVITGVIVDLTGTYQAAFLVAAAVSTVGLISWTIGISRIERIDWSE comes from the coding sequence ATGAAATTCTGGGATCGAAAGATCAACCTGTTCGGACGGACGGCCGACGTGGCTGCGTCCAGGCCGGAGCAAACGACCTCTTTCGTTAGCACGATAGGCATCCTGCTCGCGCTCGCGATGTTCATCAACTACGTCGACCGAGGAAACCTCGCCACAGCCGCGCCGCTTATCAAGGATGAGCTGCGGATCACGAATACGGAGTTCGGCGTCCTCATCTCTGCGTTCTTTTGGATCTATGTGCCATTCCAGCTTATTGCAGCTTGGTTCGTGACGAAGTTCGGTGCGTATCGGGCTCTCGTCGGCGGGTTGCTAGTCTGGTCGGTCGCTACTGTTCTTACCGGGCTAGCCGGGGGCTTCTTCAGCCTGTTGGTTTTACGCGTGGTATTGGGGCTCGGAGAAAGCGCAAGCTTTCCGGCGACCTCCAAGCTGCTCGCGCAGAACCTTCCCGTTGAGAAGCTCGGTTTTGCGAACGCTCTGGTCAGCACCGGTATCATCTTGGGACCTGCCGTTGGGACCTTCGTCGGAGGTTTGGTGATGGCCCAATACGGATGGCGTATGCTTTTCGTTTTGTTTGGGCTGGTGTCACTGCTCTGGCTCGTTCCCTGGCTAGCTGTGACCCGGTCGTGGGTCGCTGCAAAGCTCCTCGAGGTTAGATCGGTGGAGCAGCCGAGTTTTCGGAAGATGCTCCGAAGACGTGAATTGTGGGGCGCGGCCATTGGGCATTTTGCGAACAACTACACGTTCTATACCATCCTTACTTGGCTACCTCTCTATCTAGTGAAGGTGCAAGGTTTTACCTTGGCCGAAATGGCTCGAATGGGAGGGGTTGTCTATATTGCCGCGGCTTTCTTCTCTCTGACTTGCGGCTGGATAGCGGACCGGTGGATGAGTTTCGGTGCGAGCTCCAATCGAGTTCGCAAATTCTTCATCGGTAGCGCTTGCGCGATCGCAATAATGTGCATGCTTTTGTGCGCCACCGGCAACCCGAGCCTCGCCATAGCAGGGCTGCTCATATCCTCAATCGGCCAAGGCATGGGAGGTTTCAACCTCTATGCGATCGGCCAAACCCTTGCGGGACCCGCTGGCACGGCGAAGTGGATCGGTCTTCAAAACTGCATTGGGAACATTGCGGGGATTGTGGCCCCTGTGATCACGGGTGTAATCGTTGATCTCACAGGTACATATCAGGCAGCATTCCTCGTAGCGGCAGCCGTTTCGACAGTCGGGCTCATATCTTGGACGATCGGCATATCCAGGATTGAGAGAATAGATTGGAGCGAATAG